A window of the Bacteriovorax sp. PP10 genome harbors these coding sequences:
- the mutL gene encoding DNA mismatch repair endonuclease MutL, whose product MTTVDTNPKIEILPEHIIDQIKAGEVLERPASLLKELLENSLDAGSTEIHLHLIENGMDLLSIEDNGHGMTFKNLPYAFLRHATSKLKTFEDLYRLHSFGFRGEALASVAASARVTCTTQPKDLNAEGGKIIIAGGHTELLIAQQASTQGTAIYIKDLFFNTPARLKFIKSKVSEKSALKKMIYSFVLCHPEVTFTIKWDEKEKEIFKAVAKENAAERIAQVFFGRKAETQNLIFSEEMYDNYRVRVYFTKETYTTPQYRHHYLFANRRFFQDKSLHSALLRNLDVFWRFGESGHYVVQIDTPPEEIDVNVHPNKIQVKFLRSDVVYSLLVTAIKNGIKKVVSQMPTESISLESTPSFFSRADNQNFDLMNLVNDSGNGSGSNYSSSSYNDQSEYNLFNRESALTQEAPRFQRLQNQFLIADLGQPTLIDLKKLIVSYFTKELKSFSLSDESTGPLLISEPFKILKGKIDTQFETIKSLGFEFDRLNAEYIVLRTIPKFLPQALLASLSEVLIKYFNLPKTQQFESASFQKFFDENFSDNLLSEAPSAWIERVVAENACPEAMVELTADRLKSLFK is encoded by the coding sequence ATGACGACAGTAGACACTAATCCTAAAATTGAAATTCTTCCGGAACACATTATTGACCAGATTAAAGCTGGTGAAGTATTGGAGCGTCCTGCCTCTTTGTTAAAAGAGCTGCTGGAGAATTCTCTCGATGCTGGTTCAACTGAAATTCATCTGCATTTAATTGAAAACGGAATGGATCTACTCTCGATTGAAGACAACGGTCACGGGATGACTTTTAAGAACCTTCCCTACGCTTTTCTTCGCCACGCTACCAGCAAACTAAAAACATTTGAAGACCTTTACCGCTTACATAGTTTTGGATTCCGTGGAGAAGCTCTGGCTTCTGTTGCGGCCTCTGCAAGAGTGACTTGTACGACTCAGCCTAAAGATCTGAACGCTGAAGGCGGAAAGATTATTATCGCCGGCGGCCACACAGAACTTTTGATTGCTCAACAGGCAAGCACTCAGGGAACTGCCATTTATATCAAAGACCTTTTCTTCAATACGCCAGCTCGCTTAAAATTTATTAAATCTAAAGTGAGTGAGAAGTCTGCTCTTAAGAAAATGATTTATTCATTTGTTCTTTGCCACCCCGAAGTGACTTTCACGATAAAATGGGATGAAAAAGAAAAAGAAATCTTCAAAGCAGTAGCAAAAGAAAACGCTGCTGAAAGAATCGCTCAGGTCTTCTTTGGTAGAAAGGCCGAAACACAGAATTTAATTTTCTCAGAAGAAATGTACGACAACTATAGAGTGAGAGTTTATTTTACAAAAGAAACTTATACGACTCCTCAGTACCGTCACCATTATCTTTTTGCCAATAGAAGATTCTTCCAGGATAAATCACTCCACTCTGCACTTCTTAGAAATCTCGATGTCTTCTGGCGTTTTGGTGAAAGTGGGCATTATGTTGTGCAGATTGATACTCCTCCAGAAGAAATCGATGTGAACGTTCACCCGAATAAAATTCAGGTGAAATTTCTAAGATCGGATGTTGTGTACTCGCTTTTAGTTACGGCCATTAAAAATGGTATCAAAAAAGTAGTAAGTCAGATGCCGACTGAGTCTATCTCTCTTGAGTCGACTCCTTCATTTTTCTCACGTGCTGATAATCAAAACTTTGACCTGATGAACTTAGTGAATGATTCTGGAAATGGATCAGGATCTAACTATTCATCGTCATCATATAATGACCAGTCTGAATATAATCTCTTTAACAGAGAATCGGCCCTTACCCAGGAAGCTCCTCGTTTTCAACGCTTACAAAATCAGTTTTTAATTGCTGATCTGGGACAACCGACACTGATCGATTTAAAGAAGTTAATCGTTTCCTATTTTACAAAAGAATTAAAGAGCTTTTCTCTAAGTGATGAATCAACCGGGCCACTTTTAATCAGTGAACCGTTTAAGATCCTTAAAGGAAAAATTGATACGCAATTTGAGACGATTAAATCCCTGGGATTTGAATTCGATCGCTTGAATGCTGAGTATATTGTTTTAAGAACTATTCCAAAGTTTCTTCCACAAGCTCTACTGGCTTCATTATCTGAAGTCCTGATTAAGTATTTTAACCTGCCAAAGACTCAGCAATTTGAAAGTGCTTCTTTCCAAAAATTCTTCGATGAGAATTTTTCTGACAATCTTTTAAGTGAAGCACCTAGTGCGTGGATTGAAAGAGTGGTTGCGGAGAACGCTTGTCCCGAAGCGATGGTTGAGCTGACAGCAGATCGTTTAAAGAGTTTATTCAAATGA
- a CDS encoding GGDEF domain-containing protein, translating to MSTDDTTIVLTDIRAALQASEKEAQQKPAALLVVGGDLNGTLFDLIESMTGVGRNADNGIALEFNGVSRYHFKLHVSGETHVLEDCGSKNGTYLNNKKVEGNTPLAKGDIIKIGSIALKYLPKGDPERLTYDKLNLEANTDKHTGCYNKTYFNNRITLEVNKSKVTGDPLSLIIFDLDHFKKLNDGFGHDAGDYVLKEMAQVIRSNGIREQDVFARYGGEEFVILLPKTNLKQSFEIAERLRKLIESKEFMYDGKRLPVTASIGVADYRQGVITGTDLFKRADEAVYKAKEGGRNQVQFYRG from the coding sequence ATGAGTACTGACGACACAACAATTGTCTTAACTGACATACGAGCTGCTTTGCAAGCTTCAGAAAAAGAAGCTCAACAAAAGCCTGCTGCACTTTTAGTTGTTGGTGGTGATCTTAACGGAACACTATTTGATTTAATTGAATCAATGACTGGTGTTGGTAGAAATGCTGACAATGGAATTGCGCTGGAATTTAACGGTGTGTCTCGTTACCATTTTAAACTTCACGTTTCTGGTGAAACACATGTGCTTGAAGACTGTGGTTCAAAAAACGGGACTTACTTAAATAATAAAAAAGTTGAAGGCAACACTCCTTTAGCAAAAGGTGACATCATTAAGATCGGAAGCATCGCTCTTAAGTATCTTCCAAAGGGAGATCCTGAAAGACTGACTTACGATAAACTAAATCTTGAAGCTAACACTGATAAGCATACAGGTTGTTATAACAAAACTTATTTCAACAATCGCATCACGTTAGAAGTTAATAAATCAAAAGTAACAGGTGATCCTCTATCACTTATCATTTTCGATCTGGATCATTTCAAAAAACTAAACGATGGCTTCGGTCATGATGCCGGTGACTATGTACTAAAAGAAATGGCACAGGTTATTCGTTCTAACGGAATTAGAGAGCAGGACGTCTTCGCCAGATACGGTGGAGAAGAGTTTGTTATCCTCCTTCCTAAAACGAATTTAAAGCAGTCTTTCGAGATCGCTGAACGTTTAAGAAAATTAATTGAGAGCAAAGAATTCATGTACGACGGGAAACGACTTCCCGTAACCGCATCTATTGGAGTTGCAGATTACCGCCAGGGTGTAATCACTGGGACAGATCTCTTTAAGAGAGCTGACGAAGCTGTTTACAAAGCTAAGGAAGGAGGCAGGAATCAGGTGCAATTCTATAGGGGCTAA
- a CDS encoding hypothetical protein (catalyzes the formation of D-fructose 6-phosphate from D-glucose 6-phosphate) encodes MSLSFKFFPERPNVSNDLAATKIDIFKGIINNARTQFFYTFNRTELETTTKTVYQKFSDRKVFVHVGIGGSSLGPEMMVSALQKNDTKFIFINNIDPEEIHSQMNFLKNVELKDCLFYFVSKSGGTAETLAALAIITQLLEARGVRPSEYKNYFVFATDPVKSELLTLAREWDITTLEVPSDVGGRFTALTPVGFLPALFAGMDLDLFIKGAKDAQADLLSTDGSTNELLAAAEFLYHLKEKKGISQTVFMPYSSKLRSLSFWFTQLWAESLGKKKNRKGEMINVGFTPIVGYGATDQHSQVQLFMEGPNDKAFIIVEVEKFAHDFPLHSVLSSNNLSKLSTFSLSNLMKAEMEGTIKALRENERHIIHVKIAKNDEYHLAQLILFFESLTALMGDYLMIDPFDQPGVEAGKIYAFEFLNQL; translated from the coding sequence ATGTCTTTATCGTTTAAGTTTTTTCCAGAGCGTCCAAATGTTTCGAATGACCTTGCTGCAACTAAGATTGATATCTTTAAAGGGATCATCAACAACGCTCGCACGCAGTTCTTCTACACGTTCAATCGTACAGAACTAGAAACAACAACGAAGACTGTGTACCAAAAGTTTTCTGATAGAAAAGTTTTTGTTCACGTTGGTATCGGTGGATCGAGCCTTGGCCCGGAAATGATGGTGAGTGCTCTTCAAAAAAACGATACGAAGTTTATCTTCATAAACAACATCGATCCTGAAGAAATCCACTCGCAAATGAATTTCTTAAAGAACGTTGAATTAAAAGACTGTTTATTTTATTTCGTATCAAAGTCAGGTGGAACTGCTGAAACTCTGGCAGCTCTTGCTATCATCACTCAACTTCTTGAAGCTCGCGGTGTGCGCCCTTCTGAATATAAAAACTACTTCGTCTTCGCTACTGATCCGGTTAAGAGTGAATTACTAACTCTTGCCCGCGAATGGGATATCACGACTCTTGAAGTACCAAGTGATGTTGGTGGACGTTTTACGGCACTTACACCTGTTGGATTCTTACCTGCTCTATTTGCTGGAATGGATTTAGATCTATTCATTAAAGGAGCTAAAGACGCTCAGGCAGATCTTCTATCAACTGATGGAAGTACAAATGAACTTCTTGCTGCCGCTGAATTTCTTTATCACTTAAAAGAGAAAAAAGGGATTTCACAAACTGTGTTTATGCCTTATTCATCAAAACTTAGATCACTTTCTTTCTGGTTTACACAATTGTGGGCAGAGAGTTTAGGGAAAAAGAAAAATAGAAAAGGCGAAATGATTAATGTTGGTTTCACTCCTATCGTAGGATACGGGGCGACTGACCAGCATTCACAAGTTCAACTTTTCATGGAAGGGCCAAACGATAAAGCTTTTATCATCGTTGAAGTTGAAAAGTTTGCTCACGACTTCCCTCTTCACTCAGTTTTAAGCAGTAATAACCTTTCAAAACTCTCAACTTTTAGTCTTTCAAATTTAATGAAAGCTGAGATGGAAGGGACAATTAAAGCGCTGAGAGAAAATGAACGCCATATTATCCACGTAAAAATCGCTAAAAACGACGAATATCACCTGGCACAGTTGATTCTCTTCTTCGAAAGCTTAACAGCTCTTATGGGCGACTACTTAATGATTGATCCTTTTGATCAACCAGGTGTAGAGGCCGGGAAGATCTACGCATTTGAATTTTTGAACCAGTTGTAA
- a CDS encoding acyl-CoA dehydrogenase family protein: MNELQVELKSQLEKFCLAKIEPHMEHDDEVEEFRMDIFTDLGNLGFCGMTIPETYGGAGLSYQDCAVALEEIAKYSVSYSVTVSVSTMVQAIINDFGTEKQKTTFLPALTAGQEIGAFCLSESSAGSDAGALKTTAKKTEGGYILNGTKMWITSGGIAKTYIVMARTGEAGSKGITAFIVRDGTPGLSFGKKEKKMGWRASPTREVIFENCFVPEENILIGEGQGFKVAMAALDKGRITIGAVAVGLSQRALDESVKYSLTRHQFNHAIFEFQGLQFMMADMACEIEASRLLVQEAARLYDSGKPNQKIASFAKLKATDTAMKVTTDAVQILGGVGYTREYPLERFMRDAKVLQIVEGTNQVQRVVIARQLKKEYQTH; this comes from the coding sequence ATGAATGAATTACAAGTCGAACTTAAATCACAATTAGAAAAATTCTGTCTTGCTAAGATCGAGCCTCATATGGAGCACGATGATGAAGTTGAAGAGTTCCGCATGGACATTTTCACTGATCTTGGAAACCTGGGATTCTGTGGAATGACTATTCCAGAAACCTACGGTGGAGCAGGATTATCATACCAAGACTGCGCAGTCGCTCTTGAAGAGATTGCAAAATACTCTGTGTCTTACTCAGTTACCGTTTCAGTTTCGACAATGGTTCAAGCAATCATTAATGACTTCGGTACAGAAAAACAAAAAACAACTTTCCTTCCCGCTTTAACAGCAGGCCAAGAGATCGGAGCTTTCTGTTTAAGTGAATCAAGTGCAGGATCAGACGCTGGCGCTTTAAAAACGACTGCTAAAAAAACTGAAGGTGGATACATTCTTAACGGTACAAAAATGTGGATCACTTCTGGTGGTATCGCAAAAACATATATCGTTATGGCACGCACGGGAGAAGCAGGATCTAAAGGGATCACAGCATTCATCGTAAGAGATGGAACTCCTGGTTTATCATTCGGTAAAAAAGAAAAGAAAATGGGATGGAGAGCAAGCCCTACTCGCGAAGTGATTTTCGAGAACTGCTTTGTTCCGGAAGAAAATATTTTAATCGGTGAAGGACAAGGATTTAAAGTAGCGATGGCCGCTTTAGATAAAGGAAGAATCACAATTGGTGCAGTTGCTGTTGGGTTATCTCAAAGAGCACTGGATGAATCAGTGAAGTACTCTCTTACTCGTCACCAATTCAATCATGCTATTTTTGAATTCCAGGGTCTGCAATTCATGATGGCCGATATGGCCTGTGAAATTGAAGCTTCAAGACTACTAGTTCAAGAGGCCGCAAGACTTTATGATTCTGGAAAACCAAATCAAAAGATCGCTTCGTTTGCAAAATTAAAAGCGACTGATACAGCAATGAAAGTGACAACTGATGCTGTTCAGATTTTAGGAGGCGTGGGTTACACTCGCGAATACCCTCTTGAGCGCTTCATGAGAGATGCAAAAGTTCTGCAAATTGTAGAAGGAACGAATCAAGTTCAACGAGTGGTTATCGCTCGTCAATTAAAGAAAGAATACCAAACACACTAG
- a CDS encoding acyl-CoA dehydrogenase family protein, producing MWFFSAEEKELQKVCRDFAQKELAPFAEKHDHDETFNINAFKKMGELGLLGITADPKYGGAGLGAVAATIVMEEFGKACAGSTLSYLAHAILCVNNIQNNASEEQKEKYLPKLITGEWIGCMGMSEPEYGSDAVGIQTKAKKDGDGYIINGTKMWITNAHYADVAYVYTRTGEDRKNLSTFIVEKGTPGFHAGKPIHKMGMRSSPTGELVFDNAKVPASALVGKEGESIYHMMKNLDIERITIAGISLGIAQACVDQCIKYSMERKQFGKNIGSFQLIQKMIAEMATETEMMRAFLYQIAKAYDEGDRGPAQAAMVKLAIPKMTTKIALDAIQVHGGYGYSREFPLERMMRDNKLNEIGAGTNEIMITIIAKHLLKDMKH from the coding sequence ATGTGGTTTTTCAGTGCTGAAGAAAAAGAACTCCAGAAGGTATGTAGAGATTTTGCTCAGAAAGAGCTAGCCCCTTTCGCAGAAAAACATGATCACGATGAAACTTTCAATATCAACGCTTTCAAAAAAATGGGAGAGCTTGGTTTATTAGGAATCACTGCAGATCCTAAGTACGGCGGTGCCGGACTTGGAGCAGTAGCAGCGACAATTGTAATGGAAGAATTTGGTAAAGCTTGTGCTGGATCAACTCTTTCGTATCTTGCTCACGCAATTTTATGTGTAAACAACATTCAAAATAATGCTTCAGAAGAACAAAAAGAAAAATACCTTCCAAAACTTATTACAGGTGAATGGATTGGTTGTATGGGAATGAGTGAACCTGAATATGGTTCAGACGCTGTTGGTATTCAGACAAAAGCAAAAAAAGACGGTGATGGTTACATCATCAACGGAACAAAAATGTGGATCACGAACGCTCACTATGCGGACGTAGCTTACGTTTACACGCGCACAGGTGAAGATAGAAAAAATCTTTCTACATTCATCGTTGAAAAAGGAACTCCAGGCTTCCACGCTGGTAAACCAATTCACAAAATGGGTATGAGATCAAGTCCTACAGGTGAACTAGTTTTTGATAACGCTAAAGTTCCCGCGTCTGCTCTTGTTGGTAAAGAGGGAGAGTCTATTTACCACATGATGAAAAACCTTGATATCGAACGCATCACTATCGCTGGTATCTCACTTGGGATCGCTCAAGCGTGTGTTGATCAATGTATTAAGTACTCAATGGAAAGAAAGCAATTCGGAAAAAATATCGGAAGCTTCCAGTTAATCCAAAAAATGATTGCTGAGATGGCGACTGAAACTGAAATGATGAGAGCTTTTTTATACCAAATCGCAAAAGCATATGACGAAGGCGACAGAGGACCTGCTCAAGCAGCCATGGTTAAACTTGCTATTCCAAAAATGACGACGAAAATTGCACTGGACGCTATTCAAGTTCACGGTGGATACGGATACTCTCGCGAGTTCCCTCTTGAGCGTATGATGAGAGATAACAAGCTTAACGAAATTGGTGCTGGGACTAACGAGATCATGATTACGATCATCGCGAAACACTTATTAAAAGATATGAAGCATTAG